The genomic segment TAAAGGGATTACCTCAGGGTTTGAAGAAATCGGAATATCCCACATTAAAAATCTCGGTAAGGAAAGCTCAGGGTTTTCTTCTAAAAGAGAAAAGATTTCTTCTTTTACCTCACGGTTCTCTTTGTCTTTCATAGAGATAGAATCAGAAGAGAAATAGAAAGAGCCAATGACCATTCCGAATGATCCTAACAATTCTCCTTTTAAAGTTTTGCTTTCTACATCATATTCAAAAGAAAAATAGGAGGAGAAACGATTGTTTGACTCCGAAACAATCATTTCTCCTGTTCCCATTTTCCTTTTTACTTTGTCTTGCCATTTATATATGTTTTCTAAAAGGGATTCCCCCTCCTTTTGGTTTTTAACAACTTGTCTTGCACAATTTAAAAATGATATTATTATAAGAAAAAAGATAAAATTTTTCATTTTCTAAAGAAATTATATTGAAGAAGGAGAATAAGTCAATATGGTAAAAACAATTGTGAAAAATAGAAGAGCAAATTTTGATTACCACGTTATAGAAACGTATGAGGCGGGTATTGTATTGAAGGGCTCTGAGGTGAAATCTATTAGAGAAGGAAAGGTTAGTTTAACTGATTCTTTTGCCCAAATTGTTCAAGGTGAACTTTTTCTTTTCAATATGCATATTTCTCCTTATGAGAAATCTCGTGTTGAATTAGATCCTAAGAGAGACAGAAAACTTCTATTGCATAAAAGTGAAATAAGAAGGATTGAAAGTAAATTGAAAACAAAAGGTCTTACTTTGGTGCCTCTTGAGTTATATTTCAAAAATGGATTGGTAAAAGTCAATTTAGCGCTTGCTAAAGGAAAGAAAAAATATGAAAAAAGGGACAAATTGATTGAAAGAGAACAGAAAAGAGAGATTAGAAGATACTTATGATTTTTCTTATTCTTTCTTTAAGTATTAATCTTTCTGGGGATGTATATACTTTTAAGGAATACATAATTAGGGGAAATAAATATGTTAAAAGTTCCTCTTTGCTTGAGGAACTTAAGTTTTCTTATTTCGAGGATCCCAATACACAGATTTTATCTATTCAGAGAGAAAAAGTCGTTTATATTATGCCGGATAATCCTTTTGTGAAAGTAAATGAAGAGATTTATCAATTAGAAGCCCCCCCTATAAGGGAAGGAAAGGAGTTGTTCATTCCTATTTCTTCTCTTTCTTTTATTTTGGGAAGTTTAACAGATATGGAAGTGAAGTTCACGGGTGAGGTGCTTGAGGTTGGAAGTAAGGCCAACATTTACAAAACTAAATGGGATGTTTCTTCTTCGGAGACTGTCTATACTATTGAGTGTTCCTCTAATTTAAAAACTTTATTTAATAGAGTTGGAGAGGAATGGGTTTTAGTAATTTTTGACCCTATTTATAATAAAAACGTCTTTGATCTTACTCCTAATGGGCTAATAAAAGAGATAAAACTTGAAGAAGGCAGCGGTTTTGTAAAGATTCGCCTTAAAACAGAAAGGAATGTTACGATAGATTCTATTAGAGAAGGTTCTTTATTGAAATTGAGAGCAAAAACTTTTGTAGAGAGAAGAATAAGAACTATTGTGATAGACCCTGGACATGGGGGAGAGGATCCAGGAGCTACTTATAAAGATATAAAAGAAAAGGATATTGTTTTAAAAGTGGGGAAAGAACTTTACGAAAAACTAAAGAATAAGGGGTTTAATGTAATAATGACAAGAACGGAGGATGTTTTTCTTCCCTTGAAGACGAGAACAAGATTTGCCGATTCGGTTAGGGCGGATCTTTTTGTATCAATCCATTGCAACGCAGCTCCTTATAAGAGAGAAATGGAGGGAGCAGAAACTTACTTTCTTTCAGCTGCAAGGAGCGATTGGGCAAGAACTGTAGAAGCGACTGAAAACTCAGCAATTAGATTTGAGGTGAAAGAAGGTGGAGGGATCTCGGAACTTGATTATATTTTAAACGATCTTGCTCAAACTCAATTTTTAGAAGAATCGCAGCAGGCTGCTATTTGTATTCAGGAAAGTATGGTTCATAAGACAGGGCTTTATAATAGGGGAGTGAAACAAGCGAATTTTTATGTCCTTCGCTTGAATTTTATGCCTGCGGTTTTAGTAGAAATTGCTTTTATCACGAATTCTTCTGATAGAGGAAGGTTATTAAATGAAAATTTTATTAAAGGAATTTCCGAAGCAATTGCAGAAGGAATAGAAGCTTATGCAAAATCTCGAACATAAAGAAAGACCTATTGGAGTTTTTGATTCTGGGATTGGAGGGCTTACTGTCGTAAAAGAAATCAGGAAAGTTCTCCCCAAAGAAGCGATTATTTATTTTGGAGATAGTGCAAGAGTTCCATATGGGACAAAGTCTAAAGAAACAATTTTACGATTTGCAAGAGAAGATGTTAAGTTCCTCCAAAGGTTTAATGTGAAAGTAATTGTTGCAGCGTGTTTTTCTGTTTCTTCAAATGCCTTAGAGGAACTAAGAAAAGAGACTTCAATTCCAATCATAGGAATGATTGGTCCTGGAATAAATAATATTTTAGAAAAATCATACAAGAAAATCGGAATAATTGGAACCCAGGCTACAATCACAAGTAAAACATTTGAAAGAGTGTTAAAGAATAAATTAAAAGGGATAAAAATATACTCTAAAGCTTGTCCCCTTTTTGTTCCTCTTGTAGAAGAGGGTTGGTTTTCTGGGAAAGTTCCAGAGCTTGTTGCTGAGGAGTATCTTGCTCCTCTTTTAGATAACAATATAGAGGCTTTAATCCTCGCTTGTACTCATTATCCTTTGCTTTATCCTACTATAAAAAAAATTATCGGCGAGAAAGTTGATATAATTGAACCTGGGAAAGAAGTGGCTATCTTTTTAAAGAAATTTTTAGAGAATAATAATTTAATCGGATTTGGAAGAAACTCGCTTTCCTTATATTTTTCTGATATTCCAAGAGACTTTAGAAAGATAATAAAGAATTTCTTAGGAACTTATCCAAGGAAGATTCATCTTGTAAATGTAGAGAATTAGGTATTATCTTCTCCTCTTTACATTTTTGTAAAAATAAATATTTTTTAATAAATGAATATTTTAATTGTGGATGATTCAAGGGATGAGTTATTGCTGCTTAAAAGAATCCTAAGCGGTGAGGAGCAAGTCAGTATATATCTAGCAGAAACTGCAGAAGAAGCTTTTGATATTCTTGGAATAAAAGAAAAGAAGAAAAGAAAAAAAATAGATCTTATTCTAATGGATATAAGAATGCCCAAAGTAGATGGGCTTGAAGCCTGTAGAATTATAAAGGCAGATGAAGAACTGGGAGAAATACCAATAATAATGGTTACAGGGCAAAAGGATGATGCTCATCTTCAGGCATCTTTTGAGGTGGGGGCAAATGATTACATAACAAAACCGATAAATAAAATAGAACTTATTTCTCGAGTTCGGTTAGCTTTGAAACTTAAGGAAGAGATAGAAAAAAGAAAAAAGAGAGAACAGGAACTACTCGAAATCACAAAAAAGTTAGATGAAGCGAATAAGAAGTTAAAACAAATGTCTTACCTTGATGGACTAACCTCTATTCCAAATCGTCGGTATTTTGAGGAATTCTTTCGTAGGGAATGGAGGCACGCTATTAGGGCTAAAACTCCAATATCACTTATTATGTTTGACATTGATTACTTTAAAGCTTATAATGATACATATGGGCATTTAAATGGGGATGAGTGCCTTAAAAAGCTCGCTTTTCATATGAGTAGTTTATTGAAAAGACCGAGGGATTTTCTATGTAGATATGGAGGAGAAGAATTCATCGCAGTTCTTCCTGAGACGGATGAAAGAGGAGCTTTTGAAGTAGCAAGTAGATTTTTAAGGGAAACGGAAAAATTAAAGATTGCTCATAAAGCTTCAAAAATAAATAAAAATGTTACAATAAGCATAGGAATTGCAACAACAATTCCTACAAGAAAAGGAAAACCAAATAGATTTGTTGAAGAGGTTGATAAAGCTCTTTATCAAGCAAAACGATCTGGTCGGAATTGTATAAAAATAGCGAAGAGTAAAAAGGAGGTTAAAAGAAGTGGAGGAAGAGAAAAGAAGTAAGAAAATTAAAGTTTATGTTCCAGAATATGCGATGAAACTAATCCCCAACTTTATTGAAAATAGAGAAAGGGATATAAAAACAATAGAAAGCTCCTTAGAGAAGGAAGATTTTAAGACAATAGAAAGGATTGGGCATAGCATAAAAGGTTCAGGAGCTACATATGGATTTGAAAAACTATCCGAAGTTGGAGGGGTTATTGAAGAGTCTGCAAGAAATAAAGATATTGTAAAAATTAAGAACAGTTTAGAAGAAATGAAAAATTATTTAGATAATGTTGAATTTGTAAGCGATCAACAAAGTTGAAAAATTTGAGTTTTTTATTTTTAGCCCCTTGACTTTATATATAGAATTTCTATAATATAATATTAGAGAAATCCTATATATTTAAGAAAGGGGGATTCTTATGGAAAGAAAGAGGGGGAAAAACCCTCGAAAAAGTAGAAAATTATCAAAAGAAGGTTCTCGCCCCTATGAATCCCAAGAAGATGTAAAAATAGATAAGTATAACAAAATAATAGCGGATAATGCTCCTTTATTAATTTTTGTCCACAGAAAGAAATTTATTTATGTTAACAAAACAGCCGAAGATTTTTCTGGTTATTCTTGTAGGGAATTACTTAAAATGAACTTCTGGGATTTTGTTCATCCTGAATTTCAAGATCTTTTTAAGGCAAGAGGTTTAAAACATCTTAAAGGAGAAAAAGTTCCTTCTTATTATGAGGTTAAAATTATAAGGAAAGATGGGGGAGAAAGGTGGATTGCTTGTGGGAGTAAACATTTAGAAGATTTTAGGGGAGGCCCTGCTGTTCTTACTTCAGCTATTGATGTGACAGACAAAAAGAAGGCGGAAGAAGAATTAAAAATTCAGAAAAATTATTTTAAATCTTTGTTTGATAATTCTCCAGTTGCAATAGCTTTACTTGATGTAGATGATAGAGTTTTACAGATTAATAAAAGTTTCCATGAATTATTTAAGTATTCCTTTGAAGAAGTCAAGGGAAAATACATTCAAGATTTAATATTTCCTAAGAATCTTAGAGAAGAAATGCAGGCTTTTTCGCAAAAGTTGTTAAGAGGAGAAATAAAAAAACCAGATACTGTAATGAAAGGGAAGAACGGTGAGTTAATAGATGTTCATATTAGCGGAGGTCCTATAAGTGAAGAAGGGAAAATTATCGGGGTTTTTGCCATATATAATGATATAAGAGAAAGGAAAAGAGCAGAGATTGAGCTTAAAAACAGTGTATGCAAACTAACAGAAATCTTATCCGGAACGGTTGCAGCCCTTTCGGAAACTGTAGAGAAAAGAGACCATTTTACAGCAGGGCACCAAAGAAGAGTTACTCAACTTGCGATTGCTATAGGGAAAGAAAAAAATCTTACCAATGACCAATTAAATATTCTTAAAATTGCTAGTGCTCTTCACGATATTGGAAAGATCCATGTCCCAGCAGAAATTTTAAATAAGCCTGTTAATCTTAGCGAATATGAAATGGCTCTTGTAAGAAATCACGCTCAGGCAGGTTATGAGATATTAAAATCTGTAAATTTTCCAGGTCCTGTAGCAAAAATAGTGTCGCAACATCATGAGAGGATGGATGGATCTGGATACCCTTATGGGCTTAAAGGAAAAGATATTATGATTGAGGCGAGAATTATAGGGGTTGCTGATGTTGTAGAAGCAATGAGTTCAAGAAGGCCTTATAGAAGTCCTTATAATATTGAAATTGTTCTAAATGAGATTGAGAAAAACAAAGGAGAGCTTTACGATCCTGAAATAGTAGAGATTTGTATAAAACTTTTTGAAAATGGATTTAAGTTTAAGGAGATAAGCGTATTTGATAAAGATTTAATTGAAAAATGTAGCTTTTGAGGTAGATAAGGAACTTTTCTTTAGCTCGTTCGTCTTTTATTTTAAGTTACCTCTTGACTTATGTAAAATATAACATATGTTATCATAAAAAAATCCAGGAGGGA from the candidate division WOR-3 bacterium genome contains:
- the murI gene encoding glutamate racemase, which gives rise to MQNLEHKERPIGVFDSGIGGLTVVKEIRKVLPKEAIIYFGDSARVPYGTKSKETILRFAREDVKFLQRFNVKVIVAACFSVSSNALEELRKETSIPIIGMIGPGINNILEKSYKKIGIIGTQATITSKTFERVLKNKLKGIKIYSKACPLFVPLVEEGWFSGKVPELVAEEYLAPLLDNNIEALILACTHYPLLYPTIKKIIGEKVDIIEPGKEVAIFLKKFLENNNLIGFGRNSLSLYFSDIPRDFRKIIKNFLGTYPRKIHLVNVEN
- a CDS encoding diguanylate cyclase; the encoded protein is MNILIVDDSRDELLLLKRILSGEEQVSIYLAETAEEAFDILGIKEKKKRKKIDLILMDIRMPKVDGLEACRIIKADEELGEIPIIMVTGQKDDAHLQASFEVGANDYITKPINKIELISRVRLALKLKEEIEKRKKREQELLEITKKLDEANKKLKQMSYLDGLTSIPNRRYFEEFFRREWRHAIRAKTPISLIMFDIDYFKAYNDTYGHLNGDECLKKLAFHMSSLLKRPRDFLCRYGGEEFIAVLPETDERGAFEVASRFLRETEKLKIAHKASKINKNVTISIGIATTIPTRKGKPNRFVEEVDKALYQAKRSGRNCIKIAKSKKEVKRSGGREKK
- the smpB gene encoding SsrA-binding protein SmpB, producing MVKTIVKNRRANFDYHVIETYEAGIVLKGSEVKSIREGKVSLTDSFAQIVQGELFLFNMHISPYEKSRVELDPKRDRKLLLHKSEIRRIESKLKTKGLTLVPLELYFKNGLVKVNLALAKGKKKYEKRDKLIEREQKREIRRYL
- a CDS encoding PAS domain S-box protein, translated to MERKRGKNPRKSRKLSKEGSRPYESQEDVKIDKYNKIIADNAPLLIFVHRKKFIYVNKTAEDFSGYSCRELLKMNFWDFVHPEFQDLFKARGLKHLKGEKVPSYYEVKIIRKDGGERWIACGSKHLEDFRGGPAVLTSAIDVTDKKKAEEELKIQKNYFKSLFDNSPVAIALLDVDDRVLQINKSFHELFKYSFEEVKGKYIQDLIFPKNLREEMQAFSQKLLRGEIKKPDTVMKGKNGELIDVHISGGPISEEGKIIGVFAIYNDIRERKRAEIELKNSVCKLTEILSGTVAALSETVEKRDHFTAGHQRRVTQLAIAIGKEKNLTNDQLNILKIASALHDIGKIHVPAEILNKPVNLSEYEMALVRNHAQAGYEILKSVNFPGPVAKIVSQHHERMDGSGYPYGLKGKDIMIEARIIGVADVVEAMSSRRPYRSPYNIEIVLNEIEKNKGELYDPEIVEICIKLFENGFKFKEISVFDKDLIEKCSF
- a CDS encoding N-acetylmuramoyl-L-alanine amidase, producing the protein MIFLILSLSINLSGDVYTFKEYIIRGNKYVKSSSLLEELKFSYFEDPNTQILSIQREKVVYIMPDNPFVKVNEEIYQLEAPPIREGKELFIPISSLSFILGSLTDMEVKFTGEVLEVGSKANIYKTKWDVSSSETVYTIECSSNLKTLFNRVGEEWVLVIFDPIYNKNVFDLTPNGLIKEIKLEEGSGFVKIRLKTERNVTIDSIREGSLLKLRAKTFVERRIRTIVIDPGHGGEDPGATYKDIKEKDIVLKVGKELYEKLKNKGFNVIMTRTEDVFLPLKTRTRFADSVRADLFVSIHCNAAPYKREMEGAETYFLSAARSDWARTVEATENSAIRFEVKEGGGISELDYILNDLAQTQFLEESQQAAICIQESMVHKTGLYNRGVKQANFYVLRLNFMPAVLVEIAFITNSSDRGRLLNENFIKGISEAIAEGIEAYAKSRT
- a CDS encoding Hpt domain-containing protein yields the protein MEEEKRSKKIKVYVPEYAMKLIPNFIENRERDIKTIESSLEKEDFKTIERIGHSIKGSGATYGFEKLSEVGGVIEESARNKDIVKIKNSLEEMKNYLDNVEFVSDQQS